From a single Lolium rigidum isolate FL_2022 chromosome 7, APGP_CSIRO_Lrig_0.1, whole genome shotgun sequence genomic region:
- the LOC124670829 gene encoding BTB/POZ and MATH domain-containing protein 2-like: protein MASSSASSDNHGQYLSETSSRSLTNTVTVAHNFEITNYWELDGMGIGEYICSSTFSADGYDWNIRFFPKSMPGKKQHLPLDDGRFTIRCVLTVMTHHTQDVSSVAVPQSNLHNQLVEMMKDEESTDVTFSVGDQLFHAHRCMLAVRSPVFKAELFSDMEENATRHIKIDDMEPAIFGALLRFIYTDDFPDGCGVDKDAPLQHLFVAADRYGLDRLSAMCEGKLCQSIDVHIVASTLALAEQHHCMQLKNACLGFVSSHGVLAQIRETEDFRHLILSCPAILDEIIDKAAVATGRVVKRARRS, encoded by the exons ATGGCCAGCAGCTCGGCCTCTTCGGATAACCACGGCCAGTACCTGTCGGAGACGTCGTCGAGATCCCTGACAAACACTGTCACCGTGGCGCACAATTTCGAGATCACCAATTACTGGGAGCTCGACGGCATGGGCATCGGCGAGTACATCTGCTCCAGCACGTTCAGTGCCGACGGCTACGACTGGAATATCAG GTTTTTCCCAAAGTCCATGCCGGGGAAGAAGCAGCATCTGCCTCTTGACGATGGCCGCTTCACAATCAGGTGTGTTTTGACAGTCATGACGCATCACACGCAAGATGTAAGCTCCGTCGCAGTACCCCAATCGAACCTGCACAATCAGTTGGTGGAGATGATGAAGGATGAGGAAAGCACTGACGTGACATTCAGCGTCGGCGACCAGCTGTTCCATGCCCATAGGTGCATGCTGGCCGTGCGATCGCCGGTATTCAAGGCGGAGCTCTTTAGTGATATGGAGGAGAATGCTACTCGGCACATCAAGATCGATGACATGGAGCCCGCCATCTTCGGGGCGCTTCTTCGTTTTATCTACACGGATGACTTCCCTGATGGTTGCGGCGTTGATAAGGACGCACCATTGCAGCACCTGTTTGTCGCCGCCGATCGGTATGGACTGGATAGGCTAAGCGCGATGTGCGAAGGGAAGCTATGCCAAAGTATTGACGTGCATATAGTTGCAAGCACACTTGCCTTAGCAGAACAGCATCACTGCATGCAGCTCAAGAATGCTTGCCTTGGATTCGTGTCTTCACATGGTGTGCTCGCTCAAATCCGGGAAACCGAAGATTTCAGGCACCTGATATTGAGCTGCCCTGCGATTCTAGATGAGATTATAGACAAGGCTGCTGTCGCTACGGGTAGAGTTGTCAAAAGGGCTCGACGTTCCTGA